The Flaviflexus equikiangi genome contains the following window.
GGGAGTACTTTTCGATCCGACGTCCCTCGGTCTCACCAGTGGATCTGGCAGCGGCATCGGCGGAACCTCCGAGAACCCACAGGCCGCTGATCCGCTCAACCCTGGATTCTCAATCGGACCCGCAACGGGCAATTCTTTCCATCGTCTCCTCCTCGACACGGCAGACGTGGTTCCCGACCAGAGCATCCTCCAGGTGGGCGAGCATCTCACCGATAGCGATATTCGTGAAGCCGTGACGATGACGTCCCGGTTCGCGGCAGAAGAGCTTGCAACATCAGAGCTGGCCTTCGACTACACGACAGAAGGTGCCCAGCAGTGGCTGGACGAACACGCAGAGCTTTTTCTATCGCCAGACCTCATTCGGAGCGCGCTCCTCGGCGAAACCGACACGAACGATTCTCTCGCCTTGCTCTACACGGATCACGGATGGGACAGAGGCGTTCCCGTCAATGCCAGCCGAGTCCAGAACCTCCAGGTGACCCTCACGTCACTGACGTGGGAGCAGGACACTCTTTCTCTCACCTACAGCATCACCTTCGAGGCTGAGGTGACAGGTGCAGGTGGCTTAGATACGCGAGCCATCGAACAGACGCGACTCCAGCCGACCTATCGCGTGAGACAGGTCGCTGGGCAATGGAAGATCGAAGACTACGCGACGCGCTGGCAGACGACATATCGGTTCTAGAGCTACACAACATGACAGTGGCTGGACGAGACATTCTCATCCAGCCACTGTCTGTGAGGAGAGCTAGAGTCCGCGGAGAGCTCCGAAGACGAAGCCCAAAGCGACCGCGATAGCGATGTTGATGACTCCTGGAACCAGGAAGGGATGGTTGAAGATAGCCTTCCCGATCCTTGTCGTGCCAGTGTCATCGATCTCAACGGCAGCGAGCAGTGTCGGGTAGGTGGGCAGGACGAAGAGAGCAGACACCGCGGGGAACGCTGCGATCGCGGCGACGGGGGAGACCCCGATGGCGAACGCTGTCGGCATGAGTGCTCTCGTCGTGGCGGCTTGGCTGTAGAGCAGGGCCGCGGCGAAGAACAGGATGATGGCGAGAGTCCACGGGTAGTCGCTGAGCATGTCGCCAGCGGTCTCCATGATGAGCTCTTCGTGGTTCGAGACGAACGTTGTCCCGAGCCACGCCACACCGAGAACACAGATGGAGGCGGACATGCCCGACTTGAAGGTGGAGGCGCCGAGAATCGATGCCGTGGGGACCTTGCAGAGCATGACGATCAGCGCCGCGACGGACAGCATGATCGAGATGATCGCCTGATCGCGGCCCATGACCGGATCGGAGATAAGGCCGACGTTCTCGCTGATCGCAGTCGCGTACGACATGACGGCAACGAGGCCGAGGACGAAGATGAGGACAGACAGCTTCGCACCCTTGGGGAGCTCGCGCGTCTGGGATCCCTTCATCTCGATCTCTCCGGCAGCCAGCCTGCGCTGGAACTCGGGATGTGTGGACAGCTCCGACGTGCCGCGAACCTTGTCGACAGCCATCATGATCGCCGCGGTGCTCATGCAGGCGATAAAGGTGGCTGGGATGGCGATGGCGAGGAGATCGATATAGGAGACGCCTGTTCCTTCGCTCTCGAGGAGAGCGGCGAAGAATACGACGGCGGCCGAGATCGGAGATGCTGTGATCGCCATCTGTGACGCAATGACAGCAATCGATAGGGGGCGTGAGGGGCGAATGTTGTTCTCTTTCGCGACCTCGGTGATGACGGGCATGGTCGAGAAGGCGGTATGTCCCGTGCCTGCCATGACGGTCATGAGATAGGTGACGAGGGGAGCGAGGAACGTCAAATACTTCGGATTCGAGCGCAGAACCTTCTCGGCAAGATTGACGAGGTAGTCCATACCCCCCGCCATCTGCATCGCGGCAATCGCTGCGATAACCGACATGATGATCGAGATGACGTCGAAAGGCATATCGCCGGGTGTGACGCCGAGGAGGGCGAGCGCAAGCACGCCGAGACCGCCGGCGAAACCGATAGCGATGCCGCCGAGCCGGGCACCGATGAAGATCGCTGCGAGAACGATCGCGAATTCGAGTGCAATCATCATGATGTTCCAGCCTCATCATCGTTGTCGTCGGTGAAGAGCTTGCCCTGGTAGACGGGGTTCTTCAAAGCCTCGGGTGACAGGAGTTCGTCGATGCGGGCCTCGTCCAGAAGCCCCATCTCCAAGACGACTTCCTTCACGGTCCTGCCCGAGCGTGCCGCCTCCTTGCCGACGAGGTCACCATTGTGGTGGCCGATCACCGGGTTGAGATAGGTGACGATGCCGATCGAGTTGAGAACGTTGTGCAGAGCAACCTCGGGGTTGGCGGTGATGCCGGTGACGCACTTGTCCTTGAGAGTCACTGTCGCGTTCTGGAGAAGCGAGATCGACTCGAAGAGAACCTGGGCGATAACGGGCTCCATGACATTGAGCTGCAGCTGGCCGGCTTCCGCCGCCATACTCACCGTCATGTCGTTGCCGATAACGTTGAAGCACACCTGGTTGACGACTTCGGGGATGACCGGGTTGACCTTGGCGGGCATGATCGACGAACCCGCCTGCATCTCCGGCAGGTTGATTTCGTTGAGGCCGGCCCGCGGCCCGGATGAGAGGAGGCGCAGATCGTTACAGATCTTGCCGAGCTTGACTGCGACGCGCTTGAGGGCCGCGTGCATCGATACATACGCCCCAGCATCCGACGTCGCTTCGATGAGGTTCGCTGCACGAACGACGGGAAGGCCGGTGATGTCGGCAAGCTTCGCGATGGCAAGCTCGGAGTAGCCCTCGGGGGTGTTGAGGCCGGTGCCGATCGCGGTGGCGCCGAGGTTGACCTCGAGAAGGAGCTCGGCCATGCGGTGCAGGTGACGGACCTCCTCGCGCAGAAGGACGGAGAACGCCGTGAACTCCTGGCCTAGGGTCATGGGCACCGCATCTTGGAGCTGTGTCCTCCCCATCTTCAAGAAGTCGGCGAACTCGTCGCCCTTCGCGGCAAAAGCATCTGCCAGGCTATCGACCTCGTGCCAGAGCGACTCCACGCTCGTGTAGAGAGCGACGCGGAACCCGGTCGGGTAGGCATCGTTCGTCGACTGGCTCTTGTTGACGTGATCGTTGGGGTTGATGACGTCGTAGCGGCCCTTCTCGAGCCCCATCGATTCGAGAGCAAGGTTGGCAACAACCTCGTTCGTGTTCATGTTGACCGAGGTTCCCGCGCCGCCCTGGAAAAGGTCGATGGGGAACTGGTCCATGCAGCGCCCATTGACGAGAATCTCGTCACAGGCAACCTCGATCGCTTTCGCGATGTCAGAGGGGATGGTGCGCAGTTCGCCATTGGCCTGCGCGGCGGCCTTCTTCACCTGAACCATGGCCCGCACCATAGCGGGCACGTCGTTGATCGTCGATGTGCTGATGTGGAAGTTGTCGATTGCTCTCTGGGTGTGGATGCCGTAATACGCATCCGCCGGAACCTCAGCTGTTCCGAGTAGGTCTTCTTCCGTCCTTGTCATCGCCATTGGTGCTCCTAAGTCGTGCCTCGCGTCCTTGCGAGGCTGGCTACTCCCGCCTTTGGGGTGTATCGGCGGGTGGTGCTTCCTGCTCACTGCTGTTGTGCAACAAGTTACGCGTATTATGGCATCTCCGCTCGGGGGACTTGTCCGACTTATGTCCCTTTTTGCTTGCACATCCTTCCATGTGAGCAAGGGGTGATATGCCCGCTAGTTCATTCTCTTCCGCGCTGAACATGATGATGTATCGCACATGGGCATGGTGGCGCCAGTATCCGCCGCAACAGGTGACCAGAAGAGGTCGATCGTGTGAACAATTCGTAGCAGAAAGGTGTCGGAGAACGAGGATAAACGTGCCATAATCTGATTGGCCTCAGCGGGTGGGCAATTCTGTCCGGCCGCCAGAAATGGATATTGGAGTGGCATGGCGAGTCCGAAGCCAAGTTCTGCTGAACAGATCATCTTCAAGGACGCTACGGAGCGGAACACAGGGTGGAATATCGCCTTCTCTCTGCTCCTCGCGGTCACTTTTGTCATATTTGCCAAATGGGGGCTCGGATATATCGGCGTGGATGCGAGTCTTCCCGTCTTTTTCCTCGCCTCCTGCTTCGGCCTGTTCATGGCCTTCAACATTGGCGGAAACGATGTGGCGAACTCGTTCGGCACATCTGTCGGCTCGGGCACGCTGACGATCAAGCAGGCGCTGCTGATCGCGGCCGTGTTCGAAGTCAGCGGCGCGATCATCGCCGGCGGCCAAGTCACCGAGACCGTGCGCAGCGGCATCGTCGATCTCGAGACGATCGACATCAGTCCCAACGATCTCATGTTCATCATGATGAGCTCGCTCCTGGCCGCCGCTATATGGCTGCTGTTCGCCTCGAAGATGGGCTACCCGGTTTCCACGACGCACTCGATTGTCGGCGGCATTGTCGGCGCCGCCCTCATGGTCGGCTTCGTGACGGGGCAGGACAACGCGCTCGACATGGTCCAGTGGGGCGAGATCGGCAAGATCGCCGTGTCGTGGGTTCTGTCACCGCTCCTCGGCGGGCTCGTCTCCTACGGGATGTATCGCTGGATCAAGAAGTATATTCTCCAGTTCAACGAACAGGCCGAGGCTGCACTGGAGGCGCTCGGTACGAAGCGCAAAGAGTTCGTCATGCAGCACCGCCACTCGTTCGAGGTCCTCTCCGACCTTCAGGGTGTTTCCTACACGGAAGCACTGAGCCGCGATTCGAAGCGAGTATCGTCGGGAGATTTCGAGCTCGATGAACTCGAGTCGGACTACTTCAAAGAGCTCGAGCTGATGGACCGAGAGGCGAAGAAGATCGATGCGCACCGCGCCCTCGAGAAGTGGGTTCCGGCCCTCGCCTCCTTCGGCGCCCTCGTCATCGCCTCCATGCTGATCTTCAAGGGCCTGTCAAACCTCGACCTGGCCCTGTCCATGTCAGGCAAGATCGTCATTCTCGCCATGGTGTCCGCTGTGGCATGGATGGCGACCTCGATCCTCGTGCGGCTCCTCAAGAAGAAGTCGCTGCAGCGGTCGACCTTCCTCGTCTTTGCGTGGATGCAGGTGTTCACAGCCTCTGCCTTCGCCTTCTCCCACGGCTCCAACGACATCGCCAACGCTATCGGCCCGTTCGTTGCAATCCTCGATGTCTTGCGCACGGGCAACGTCTACGAGACGGCGGCGATCCCCACCATCGTCATGATCGCCTTCGGCGTGGCACTTGTCGGTGGCCTCTGGTTCACCGGCCGCAACGTGATCCGAACGGTGGGGACGAGCCTGACACGCATGCACCCCTCCTCGGGCTTCGCCGCGGAACTGTCCGCAGCCATGGTGGTCATGGGTGCGTCCGTTCTCGGTCTGCCAGTGTCGTCGACACACATCCTTATCGGCGCCGTGCTCGGCATCGGCGTGGCCAACAGGGCTGCCAACTGGAAGCTCATGAAGTCGATCGGCGTGACCTGGGTCGTGACACTCCCCGCGGTCTCCGCAATGTCCGCCCTTGTCGTCCTCGGACTGCGCGCCATCTTCTAACCCAGGAAGCGTCAAGGTGGCCTCTCTATACTTGTGGTCCCACACGTCAGGAGAGACATGACCATTCGCAACGCAATCCTTCGAGCAGTACCCGGCGCCTACATCCTCAACTCGGGCATCAACAAGCTCGGCATGGACGAGGAGACGGCCGCTGGGCTCCAGCGCATGGCGGCAGCGGGCGTGCCGATCATGGCAGAGATGACACCCGCGCAGTTCGGAAAGTTCCTCAGCTACGGTGAGACCGCCGTCGGTGCGGCGCTCCTGTTGCCGTTCGTGCCCTCCCGCCTGGCGGGAGCGGCTCTCGCAACCTTCGGTGCAGGACTCATGGCAAGCTACTTCGCTCTGCCCGACATGACGCTCGAGGACGGCGTGCGCCCGTCCGAGGCGGGAACCGCTGTCGCCAAAGACAGCTGGCTGGTGGCGATCGGTGCCGCCCTCATGCTGCCGCAAAGCAGGCGTGAGAGGCTCTAGACCTCCCACCGCACGTCCGCGGGCGCCAGGTCTGTGCGCCATCCGCGCCACACGGCGTGCCGCAATCGACCGTTGCGCGTTCTGCCCGCCACGGTGACCTCTCCGACCTTCTTGGGGGTCACCCACCAGGCGTCAAGCATGTCTGCTTCCGGAACGTCCGCGACGGGTGGCGTCTTTCGTTCAAGACGGTGCAACTCTTGGTCGATTGCCACGAGCTGCGACTGCGAGAAGCCGGATCCGACGCGGCCAGCGTACCTGAGCTCCCCCTGATCGTCGGGGACGGCAGCGAGCAGGGATCTGATGCCGCGGCCGTCCCGCCCGCGGCGCACCCCGATCACCACAATGCTCTGATGAGGGTGGAATTTGAGCTTGAGCCAGGCTGTTCCCCGTTCTCCGGGGAGATAGACCGAGTCGGTGCGCTTCGCGACGACACCCTCAAGGCCCAGCTCTCTGCTGGCCTTCTCGGCCGTGGCCAAGTGGCCGAGGTCGTGGGGAGGGATCGCCACATGCTCTCCCGCCGCCACGCCCGCTTCCAGAATGCTTCGACGTTCCAGGAATGGACGGCGGATCAGGGAGCGGCCGGCTGATGGTGGGCCAAGGTGCAGAATGTCGAAGACCATATATCGGAGATCTGCCTCCTCATCCCCGCGGAGCGCTGCCTGTAGTTTCCCGAAGTCCGGCCGCCCCTGCTCGTCAACAGCCACCAGTTCGCCATCGAGGATCGCACCACCAGCGGCGAGAGCATCACCTGTCAGGAGATGGACGAGCTCACTGAGTTCGGGAACCCTGTCCGTCATGTCCACCCCGTTGCGACTCGAAAGGACGACGGCACCATTCGTGCCGTCGGTGACGATTCCCGCGACGAGACGGTATCCGTCCCACTTCATTTCATAGGCCCACGAACCCTCAGCGACGTCACCGCGAACTGCTGGGCGTGCGAGCATAGGGGAGGGGAGATCGTTGATCGTCGGGACCGTCCGGGGTAGTGTCGGCGCTCCCTCGGGTTGAGCGTCCGTGAGGCGGAGCAGCCACGCGTCCTTCCCCATGGATGCAGTGTTGACGAGAGCGAAGCGCCGCGGGATCCCGCCGAGACCTCCCGCCTTCTCTCCGTGAAGCACCGCAATCACCTCGCTCCCATCCACCCACTTCTCGCACTCGAAGAAACCGCTGTCCCAGATGCTGACAGTCCCGGCCCCATACTCTCCGCGCGGGATGACTCCCTCGAATGACGCGTACTCGATCGGATGGTCCTCGGTTTTAATGGCGAGTCTGTTCGTGCCGTGCTCGGCAGGCGGCCCTTTGGGAATCGCCCACGACACGAGAACACCGAAGTGTTCGAGGCGGAAATCCCAGTGCAGGCTGCTGGCGTGATGTTCGTGGATGACAAAGATGGGCCGATGCCCTTCCGAGCCCTGCGACGGTGGCTGTGCCGGGACTGGTTCTGTGGTTCTCCCCGGGTCCCTCATGGAACGGTAGGTCGATAACCGATCGATCGAGACATCCTCGTCCCCGAGCGCCGCGATCGGATTGAGGCCCCGCTCGAGACGCTCGAGGACCTCTCCCATCTCCAAGTGACGCAGCCCAGGAGCGGTGATCTCCTCCCACGTCCGTGGGGCAGCCACGGTGGGGCGCAGCCGCCCCCGCAGGGAATACGGGCTGATCGTCGTCTTAGAGCTGTTGTTCTGGCTCCAGTCGACGAGGACGCGGCCGCGACGGCGCGACTTCGTCATCGTCGAGACAACGAGGTCCGGATGATCCGTCTCGAGTCCGCGTGCCAGCTCTCGGGCGAAAGCGGAGATGACGTCAGAGTTGTGGGTGCCATCCAGCGGTGCGTACAGGTGGATGCCAGTGGAACCTGACGTGACAGGAAACGTCGACATTCCCATGTCGTCCAAGATGTCGCGGCACAGGCAGGCAACGGCAGCACAGTCCTGCAGGCCCATGCCTTCGCCCGGATCGAGATCGAGGACGAGGCGGTCTGGATGACGGGGTTGGCCTTGGCGTCCGAAGCGCCACTGGGGGACGTGCAGTTCCAATGCCGCCACCTGGGCGAACCATGCGAGCACGGCGGCTTCCTGTGCAAGCGGATACGTGCTGACCCCGGTCGAGTGTGTCTGCCTTCCGGTCGGAATCCAGCCGGGTGCAGAATCTTCGAGATCTTTCCGGAAGAAGACCTCACCTGGACTGTTCGCGGTGCCCACGCCATCGACCCATCGTTTTCGGGTGACGGGTCGTCCGTGCATCAGCGGGATCATGGCGTCCGCGACGGTGAGATAGTAGTGGAGGATTTCGGCCTTCGTCGTCCCTGTCTCGGGATAGAGCACCTTGTCGAGGCGTGACACCGTGAGGAGTCTGTCCCCGACTCGGTACAGCTGTCCGCCACGCCCCACGTTCATCACCTCGATCCAGTCTCCTGAGGGTAACGTTCGGCGACACTTCCCTCAACAGCTCGCTGTGATGCTGCTTACGCTAGGATCGTCGCCATGCGAGCAGTGTGGACAGGGGCAATAACTTTCGGGCTGGTCAACGTTCCGGTCAAGGCCTACAGCGCCGTGGAGGATCACGATATCTCCTTCCACCAGGTGCACGATGCTGACGGTGGGCGGATCCGCTACAGCAGAGTGTGCGAAGTCTGCGGCAAGAAGGTGGAATACAAGAACATCGACAAGTCGTACGAAGAGGACGGTGACACGATCATCCTCACGGACGAGGACCTCGAGTCGCTTCCCGAAGCGGCAAACAACGAGATCGAGGTGGTCCAGTTCGTCCCCTCCGACCAGATCGATCCCATCATGTTCGAACGCAGCTATTATCTCGAGCCCGAGGGTAAATCCCCCAAGTCCTATCTGCTCCTCCGGCGCACTCTCGAGGACACCGATCGCACAGCGATCGTCACCTTCGCCCTGCGGCAGAAGACTCGCCTCGGTGCACTGCGTTCGCGCGGCAAGGTTCTCGTCCTCCAAGGGCTGCTGTGGGCGGATGAGGTGAGGGAGATGGACTTCCCGGCAACGAGATCACGCGCCAAGATCAGTGATCAGGAACTGAAGCTGGCTTCCCAGCTTGTCGACCAGCTCGCCTCAGATTTCACGCCCGACGAGTTCGAGGACGAGTACCAGGTCGAACTGCGAAAGCTCATCGACGCGAAGCTCGAACAGGGCGAGACACTCGATACGGCAACTACCTTCGGCGAGAGCGACACGGCGGACGATGCTGACGTCATCGATCTCATGGAGGCGCTCAAGGCTTCACTCGATAAGAAGCGCGCGAAGACGGGCGCCAAGAAAGAGAACGGCTCGAAGGGTTCGCGCAAGAAGGGGTCCAAGGCCGGATAGGCCGCTGTCACGGACCATCACGCTGTCATCGAACGCGGCCTGTTCTGCTAGCACAGCCAGCCGAACAGCTCTCGCGCACGTACTGCTGTCGATTGGTGATTCCGACCCGGGGACGATGGTGGGAGAGCGATGAGCCGCCAAGGTCCACCAGTCCGACCCTCAGCCGACCGAAGCCGCAACCGTAATCGGACCCCACCGGTGATGACAGGCCGAACACCCCACCAGCGCCGGGCGTTCGAATAGACTCGGATGTTCGATAGGCGGGTGGAACGAGAAAGGGACTTCCCGTCAATGACGAAAAGTCCCTGTTCCTGCGGAGGATGGGGGATTCGAACCCCCGAGGGCTTGCACCCAACCCGCTTTCCAAGCGAGCGCCATAGGCCACTAGGCGAATCCTCCTCGCGTGCCGCGAACCCGCAACATGCCTTTCGATCTTAACGGACGAGTATGCGCAGAGGGAAATCAGGGGACTGTCGGCTGCGCCATGATTTCGCCGCCGCGCGGAACGTGCGGGGGTGGGCCGGGGAGTTCTCCGAGGGCGAAGAGCAGGTGACGGCGACAGTCTTTAGCCCGGTAGCCTGCGTGTTCAGCGTGACGTCGTTGCGCGCAGAGTGGGGGATAAGCGATACCGACCCGTGAGACGTCTATACAAACCCGACCTTCCTTTGTCAGAATGACAGCAGATCATTGACAACGAAACTATCGCCTTGGAAGGAGATGTGATGACCGACAGCCGTCTCGTCCCACCTCTCCTCGACCACATCGTTGTCACCACTCCAGACCTTGATGGTCTCGTCGAAGAGTTCGCCGCCACCACGGGCGTCCGGCCCGAGAAGGGCGGTTCGCACGAGAAGCTGGGCACGAGAAACTATCTCGTCTCCTTCGGCACCGATTCTTATCTCGAGCTGCTGGGCATCGACCGCGACCTCCCGGAGCCCGCCCAAGCGCGCCCCTTCGGCGTGGACAACGTCACCTCAACCACGGTATCCACATGGGTGCTCCATCCTGAGGATGCGGATGCGACGGTGATCGCCGGTCGGGAGAGCGGCATTGATGTTGGGGATCTTGCGCCTGCTTCGCGCCGCAAGCCCGACGGAGAGCTGCTGTCGTGGCGGCTGACGCCACCGCTCGGAGGCGGAATGAACGGTGCGATTCCGTTCCTCATCGACTGGCAGGATTCGGTATCCCCTGCCGTGTCGACACGTGCCCGGGTCACTCTCGATTCGTTCACGATCCACACCGATAATCCGGATGCTCTTCGAATGTCCCTGGCTGCCCTCGGCACCCAGGCCGACATGTGTTGCCTCGAGTGTCCGTGCGGTGAGTGCCGGGGGGAGCTTCCCTGTCTTGGCCTTGCCGTGAGTGGGCCCGCAGGAACCTGGACCATCTGAGTCTTCCCTCAACCTGCACACCAGGGGTTTGTCCTCGCTCACGGCCACCTTTTCGCTATATGACGATCACGTGTGCGCTGTCGCGTACCACCATCCAGGAGAAGCATTGACTCATCAACACACCATGAAGGCTGTTGTTCTCTACGAACACGGCTCTGTCGATTCCCTCGTTCTGACAGAGGACTACCCGAAGCCCGACATCGAGCCCGGCAAGGTTCTTGTCAGAGTCGAAGCCACATCGCTCAACTATCACGACATTTTCACGGTTGGTGGGATGCCGGGGATCAGGATTCCGATGCCGGTCGTCCCCGGCCTCGATATCGCCGGAACTGTTGACGAGATCGGCGCGGGCGTGGAGGGCTTCACCGTCGGCGATCGGGTTGTCGTCAATCCTCTCAACTCGGCATTCGAGCTCATGGGAGAGGTCATGGACGGCGGGCTTGCGCAGTACTCTCTTGTCGAAGCCGGCCAGCTGATTCCGCTCCCTGATAGCGTGTCGTTCGCCGAGGCGGCCGCCCTGCCGGTCGCGTACGGCACCGCCCACCGGATGATCGTCGGAAAGAACGCGATCAAGGCGGGTGACAAGGTTCTTGTTCTCGGCGCCTCCGGCGGTGTCGGTACCGCATCTGTCCTTATCGCGAAGCAGCTCGGAGCCTATGTTGTTGCGGCCGTCGGATCTGACGACAAGGGAAGGAAGCTCCTCGATTATGGTGCGGACGAGTACTTCAACTACCGTGACATCGCGATCGATGCGTGGACTCGAGCGAACGTCGGCAAGCCATCGCGAAGCTCCACGGAGCCCGGTTTCGATGTCATCATCAACAACACTGGGGGCGACACATGGCACCCGACCCTGAAGTCGACGAAGCTCGGCGGCACCATTCTTGTCTGCGGTGCAACGGCAGGCTTCAATCCTGCGGAGGACCTGCGATACATCTGGTCGTTCGAACTTAAGGTCCAAGGCTCGAACGGCTTCGGCCGAGAAGATATCGAAGCACTCGTCAACCTCATCGATACACAAGATTTCCACCCGGTCGTCGACTCGGTCCTCACATTGGAGGAAGCGCCTGCTGCTCTCAAGCGGCTCGAGGATCGCGGCGTGACAGGCAAGGTCATCATCGCACCGTGGGGGACCGACGCATGAGCGCACCCACGGCGGCGGACGTGCAGGCGGCTATCGATGCCGGACCGTTCAACCGGTGGCTGGGCGTGACCGTCACGAATCTGACGCCCACGGCGATCACCCTCGAGGCCGAGACGAGATCGGAGTGGACGAATTCGGCCGACGGGACGGTGATTCACGGCGGCATCATTTCCGCGCTCCTCGACGTTGCCGCATGCTTCTCGCTCGTCGGATCTCTCGGAGGGACGGCCCCGACCATTGATCTCTCGACACACTTCCTTCGCGCCGTCACGCCAGGAAAGATCATTGTCATCGGACGCCTCGTCAAGCCGGGGCGAGCGATTGCAGTTGCCGAAGCCGAGCTGGCAAACGAAGGAGGGAAGACCGCGGCTCTTGCTCGCGGCACCTTCGCCGCCTCAGCGACCACCCCTCTCGGAGCATCCTCATGACGTCGGCCGGAGTGAGCGGCAATA
Protein-coding sequences here:
- a CDS encoding anaerobic C4-dicarboxylate transporter; this encodes MMIALEFAIVLAAIFIGARLGGIAIGFAGGLGVLALALLGVTPGDMPFDVISIIMSVIAAIAAMQMAGGMDYLVNLAEKVLRSNPKYLTFLAPLVTYLMTVMAGTGHTAFSTMPVITEVAKENNIRPSRPLSIAVIASQMAITASPISAAVVFFAALLESEGTGVSYIDLLAIAIPATFIACMSTAAIMMAVDKVRGTSELSTHPEFQRRLAAGEIEMKGSQTRELPKGAKLSVLIFVLGLVAVMSYATAISENVGLISDPVMGRDQAIISIMLSVAALIVMLCKVPTASILGASTFKSGMSASICVLGVAWLGTTFVSNHEELIMETAGDMLSDYPWTLAIILFFAAALLYSQAATTRALMPTAFAIGVSPVAAIAAFPAVSALFVLPTYPTLLAAVEIDDTGTTRIGKAIFNHPFLVPGVINIAIAVALGFVFGALRGL
- the aspA gene encoding aspartate ammonia-lyase, whose amino-acid sequence is MAMTRTEEDLLGTAEVPADAYYGIHTQRAIDNFHISTSTINDVPAMVRAMVQVKKAAAQANGELRTIPSDIAKAIEVACDEILVNGRCMDQFPIDLFQGGAGTSVNMNTNEVVANLALESMGLEKGRYDVINPNDHVNKSQSTNDAYPTGFRVALYTSVESLWHEVDSLADAFAAKGDEFADFLKMGRTQLQDAVPMTLGQEFTAFSVLLREEVRHLHRMAELLLEVNLGATAIGTGLNTPEGYSELAIAKLADITGLPVVRAANLIEATSDAGAYVSMHAALKRVAVKLGKICNDLRLLSSGPRAGLNEINLPEMQAGSSIMPAKVNPVIPEVVNQVCFNVIGNDMTVSMAAEAGQLQLNVMEPVIAQVLFESISLLQNATVTLKDKCVTGITANPEVALHNVLNSIGIVTYLNPVIGHHNGDLVGKEAARSGRTVKEVVLEMGLLDEARIDELLSPEALKNPVYQGKLFTDDNDDEAGTS
- a CDS encoding inorganic phosphate transporter is translated as MASPKPSSAEQIIFKDATERNTGWNIAFSLLLAVTFVIFAKWGLGYIGVDASLPVFFLASCFGLFMAFNIGGNDVANSFGTSVGSGTLTIKQALLIAAVFEVSGAIIAGGQVTETVRSGIVDLETIDISPNDLMFIMMSSLLAAAIWLLFASKMGYPVSTTHSIVGGIVGAALMVGFVTGQDNALDMVQWGEIGKIAVSWVLSPLLGGLVSYGMYRWIKKYILQFNEQAEAALEALGTKRKEFVMQHRHSFEVLSDLQGVSYTEALSRDSKRVSSGDFELDELESDYFKELELMDREAKKIDAHRALEKWVPALASFGALVIASMLIFKGLSNLDLALSMSGKIVILAMVSAVAWMATSILVRLLKKKSLQRSTFLVFAWMQVFTASAFAFSHGSNDIANAIGPFVAILDVLRTGNVYETAAIPTIVMIAFGVALVGGLWFTGRNVIRTVGTSLTRMHPSSGFAAELSAAMVVMGASVLGLPVSSTHILIGAVLGIGVANRAANWKLMKSIGVTWVVTLPAVSAMSALVVLGLRAIF
- a CDS encoding ATP-dependent DNA ligase, with protein sequence MNVGRGGQLYRVGDRLLTVSRLDKVLYPETGTTKAEILHYYLTVADAMIPLMHGRPVTRKRWVDGVGTANSPGEVFFRKDLEDSAPGWIPTGRQTHSTGVSTYPLAQEAAVLAWFAQVAALELHVPQWRFGRQGQPRHPDRLVLDLDPGEGMGLQDCAAVACLCRDILDDMGMSTFPVTSGSTGIHLYAPLDGTHNSDVISAFARELARGLETDHPDLVVSTMTKSRRRGRVLVDWSQNNSSKTTISPYSLRGRLRPTVAAPRTWEEITAPGLRHLEMGEVLERLERGLNPIAALGDEDVSIDRLSTYRSMRDPGRTTEPVPAQPPSQGSEGHRPIFVIHEHHASSLHWDFRLEHFGVLVSWAIPKGPPAEHGTNRLAIKTEDHPIEYASFEGVIPRGEYGAGTVSIWDSGFFECEKWVDGSEVIAVLHGEKAGGLGGIPRRFALVNTASMGKDAWLLRLTDAQPEGAPTLPRTVPTINDLPSPMLARPAVRGDVAEGSWAYEMKWDGYRLVAGIVTDGTNGAVVLSSRNGVDMTDRVPELSELVHLLTGDALAAGGAILDGELVAVDEQGRPDFGKLQAALRGDEEADLRYMVFDILHLGPPSAGRSLIRRPFLERRSILEAGVAAGEHVAIPPHDLGHLATAEKASRELGLEGVVAKRTDSVYLPGERGTAWLKLKFHPHQSIVVIGVRRGRDGRGIRSLLAAVPDDQGELRYAGRVGSGFSQSQLVAIDQELHRLERKTPPVADVPEADMLDAWWVTPKKVGEVTVAGRTRNGRLRHAVWRGWRTDLAPADVRWEV
- the ku gene encoding non-homologous end joining protein Ku, whose amino-acid sequence is MRAVWTGAITFGLVNVPVKAYSAVEDHDISFHQVHDADGGRIRYSRVCEVCGKKVEYKNIDKSYEEDGDTIILTDEDLESLPEAANNEIEVVQFVPSDQIDPIMFERSYYLEPEGKSPKSYLLLRRTLEDTDRTAIVTFALRQKTRLGALRSRGKVLVLQGLLWADEVREMDFPATRSRAKISDQELKLASQLVDQLASDFTPDEFEDEYQVELRKLIDAKLEQGETLDTATTFGESDTADDADVIDLMEALKASLDKKRAKTGAKKENGSKGSRKKGSKAG
- a CDS encoding VOC family protein; amino-acid sequence: MTDSRLVPPLLDHIVVTTPDLDGLVEEFAATTGVRPEKGGSHEKLGTRNYLVSFGTDSYLELLGIDRDLPEPAQARPFGVDNVTSTTVSTWVLHPEDADATVIAGRESGIDVGDLAPASRRKPDGELLSWRLTPPLGGGMNGAIPFLIDWQDSVSPAVSTRARVTLDSFTIHTDNPDALRMSLAALGTQADMCCLECPCGECRGELPCLGLAVSGPAGTWTI
- a CDS encoding zinc-binding dehydrogenase, with product MKAVVLYEHGSVDSLVLTEDYPKPDIEPGKVLVRVEATSLNYHDIFTVGGMPGIRIPMPVVPGLDIAGTVDEIGAGVEGFTVGDRVVVNPLNSAFELMGEVMDGGLAQYSLVEAGQLIPLPDSVSFAEAAALPVAYGTAHRMIVGKNAIKAGDKVLVLGASGGVGTASVLIAKQLGAYVVAAVGSDDKGRKLLDYGADEYFNYRDIAIDAWTRANVGKPSRSSTEPGFDVIINNTGGDTWHPTLKSTKLGGTILVCGATAGFNPAEDLRYIWSFELKVQGSNGFGREDIEALVNLIDTQDFHPVVDSVLTLEEAPAALKRLEDRGVTGKVIIAPWGTDA
- a CDS encoding PaaI family thioesterase, translating into MSAPTAADVQAAIDAGPFNRWLGVTVTNLTPTAITLEAETRSEWTNSADGTVIHGGIISALLDVAACFSLVGSLGGTAPTIDLSTHFLRAVTPGKIIVIGRLVKPGRAIAVAEAELANEGGKTAALARGTFAASATTPLGASS